In a single window of the Oryctolagus cuniculus chromosome 2, mOryCun1.1, whole genome shotgun sequence genome:
- the DGUOK gene encoding deoxyguanosine kinase, mitochondrial isoform X3 has translation MMYREPARWSYTFQTYSFMSRLKVQLEPFPENLLQSGKPVQIFERSVYSDRYIFAKNLFENGSISDIEWHIYQDWHSFLLRQFASQLTLHGFIYLQATPQVCLERLCRRAREEEKGIELAYLEQLHSQHEAWLTQKTTELHFEALLNIPVLVLDVNDDFSEDVTKQEELMRKVNSFIRNL, from the exons ATGATGTACCGGGAGCCAGCACGATGGTCCTACACATTCCAGACATACTCCTTTATGAGCCGCCTGAAGGTACAGCTGGAGCCCTTCCCAGAGAACCTCTTACAGTCTGGGAAGCCGGTGCAGATCTTTGAGAGGTCTGTGTACAGTGACAG GTATATCTTTGCAAAGAATCTCTTTGAAAATGGTTCCATCAGTGACATCGAATGGCATATCTATCAGGACTGGCATTCATTTCTCCTGCGGCAGTTTGCCAGCCAGCTCACGTTACATGGCTTCATCTACCTCCAGGCTACTCCCCAG GTTTGTTTGGAGAGACTGTGCCGAAGggccagagaggaagagaaaggaattgAACTGGCCTACCTGGAGCAGCTTCACAGTCAACACGAAGCCTGGCTTACTCAAAAGACGACCGA GCTCCACTTTGAGGCTCTGCTGAACATTCCAGTGCTGGTGTTGGATGTCAATGATGATTTTTCTGAAGACGTGACCAAGCAAGAAGAACTCATGAGAAAG GTAAACAGCTTTATAAGGAATCTGTAA